One Synechococcus sp. JA-2-3B'a(2-13) genomic window carries:
- a CDS encoding FHA domain-containing protein, producing the protein MVESVPSPSGTHQHILIVEDRDGRRTQVLGSAKYFIGRDLANDICLNSQYASRYHAMLLRIPAEREGEYCYRILDGDLEGRPSTNGLLINGQKLTTHQLKSGDVITFGPDAKATYKIVKAP; encoded by the coding sequence ATGGTTGAATCTGTGCCTTCTCCTTCCGGTACCCACCAGCACATCTTGATCGTGGAAGACCGAGATGGCCGCCGTACCCAGGTGCTGGGATCCGCCAAATACTTCATCGGTCGGGACTTGGCGAACGACATCTGTCTCAACTCTCAGTATGCCTCCCGCTACCACGCCATGCTGCTGCGGATTCCCGCCGAGCGAGAGGGAGAATATTGCTACCGCATTTTGGATGGGGATCTGGAAGGTCGCCCCAGCACCAATGGCTTGTTGATCAACGGCCAGAAATTGACCACCCACCAGCTCAAGTCGGGGGATGTGATCACCTTTGGCCCCGATGCCAAAGCCACCTACAAAATCGTTAAGGCGCCCTAG
- a CDS encoding lipopolysaccharide biosynthesis protein, translated as MDRAEQQRLRQAAWLMVGNGLRLGLSGAYFILLARLLGPEAFGVFSAILACSNLAAPFGYLGQSELLIQRLSRQGSPTCTQGIGPSLWLAGLGCGGMALVLWPLLSVWLAGTPAAVVGVLLLSDLLFIAVPEVYRGILIGREQAAGVALIDTGMALGRLGAVLLAVALGWGSLVQWAVLYGLMVLVVLLLIARGMGRWSEPSLPLALSWRDLRERLTAGWDFAVGLAAVKTFTDLDKLLLPRLASAAAGGLYSAAYRVINFSQTPMIALLTSHFAELCRQGQKGLPQGWRYACHLSPWVVGYGSLAALGLALGSYGIPWVLGSAYRETALILRWLSPVILLEGIHLLLSHLLTGAGLQKPRSRLQLMALGLNGLLNAVWIPRWGWQGAALATLLSEMALVLALLLLIRGQLRSLQRAGPRAP; from the coding sequence GTGGATAGAGCAGAACAACAACGGCTGCGCCAGGCTGCCTGGCTGATGGTGGGCAATGGCCTGCGCCTGGGGTTGTCCGGGGCCTATTTCATCCTGTTGGCCCGTCTGTTGGGGCCGGAAGCCTTCGGGGTTTTCTCTGCCATCTTGGCCTGCAGCAACCTGGCCGCCCCGTTTGGCTATTTGGGCCAATCGGAACTGCTGATCCAGCGCCTCAGCCGGCAGGGATCCCCGACTTGCACCCAGGGGATTGGCCCCAGCTTATGGTTGGCGGGATTGGGCTGTGGGGGGATGGCGCTGGTGTTGTGGCCCCTCTTGAGCGTTTGGCTGGCCGGGACGCCAGCAGCGGTGGTGGGGGTATTGCTTTTGAGCGATCTGCTGTTCATCGCGGTGCCAGAGGTGTACAGGGGGATCCTGATCGGGAGAGAGCAGGCTGCTGGGGTAGCCCTCATCGACACGGGCATGGCGCTGGGGCGATTGGGGGCAGTGTTGTTGGCGGTGGCCTTGGGCTGGGGATCCCTGGTGCAATGGGCTGTTCTGTACGGCCTGATGGTGTTGGTCGTGCTGCTGCTGATCGCGAGGGGGATGGGACGGTGGAGCGAGCCTTCTCTCCCCTTGGCCCTGAGCTGGAGAGATCTGCGGGAACGGCTGACAGCGGGCTGGGACTTTGCGGTGGGGCTGGCCGCGGTGAAAACCTTCACCGATTTGGATAAGCTGCTCTTGCCCCGTTTGGCCTCAGCAGCAGCGGGGGGTCTTTACAGCGCTGCCTATCGGGTGATCAACTTCTCGCAAACGCCGATGATTGCTCTGCTCACCAGCCATTTTGCCGAGCTGTGCCGCCAAGGCCAAAAAGGACTCCCACAAGGCTGGCGCTACGCCTGTCACCTTTCCCCTTGGGTGGTGGGCTACGGCAGTTTGGCTGCTCTGGGGCTGGCCCTGGGATCCTACGGGATCCCCTGGGTGCTGGGATCGGCTTACCGGGAAACGGCCCTCATCCTGCGCTGGCTCAGCCCGGTCATTTTGCTGGAAGGGATCCACCTTTTGCTATCTCACCTGCTCACTGGAGCAGGGTTGCAAAAGCCCCGCAGCCGTCTGCAACTGATGGCTCTGGGGCTGAATGGGCTTTTGAATGCGGTTTGGATCCCAAGGTGGGGTTGGCAGGGGGCGGCCCTAGCGACCTTGCTGTCGGAGATGGCCTTGGTGCTGGCTTTGCTGCTGTTGATTCGGGGGCAGCTGCGCTCTCTGCAGAGAGCTGGGCCTAGGGCGCCTTAA